The genome window AAGGAGCTGGAGCATCATTCCTTCCAGCTATTATAGGATTTGTCTTAACATGCGTAGGCTTGCCCTTACTAGGGATTATCTCTGTTGCTTTAAATAAAGGGAAAATAGCCGAAGTGACTTCGCGAATTCATCCAATGTTTACTTTAGGTTTTATGATTACATTGTACTTAGCTATTGGACCATTTTTTGCAATTCCAAGAGCTATGAATGTTTCATATGAAATGGGTCTAGTCCCATTTTTGGAAAAACCAAGTTCTTTATCTTTATTGCTATACTCAGTTGTATTTTTTGTTCTTTGTTATTTATTTGTTATAGTACCTTCGAAGTTAGTTGAAAGTGTAGGCCAGTGGATTACACCATTTCTTATATTAGCGATTATTATGTTAATTGTCGGATTTGTTGGTATGAATTTTTCTTCTGAACCTTCAATAGCAAGTAAAAGCTATTCAACATTTCCGTTTTTTCAGGGTTTTGTTGATGGATATTTAATGATGGATGCCATAGCCTCAATTGCATTTGGGACCTTTGTTATTGCTATGTTCAAGGAACGAGGCATAACGGATCAAAAGCAATTATTTAAAGGCACTGTTTACTCTGCTAGTATCGCTGCTATTTTCTTAGCTTTAGTTTATTTTGGAATCGGATATATAGGTGTTATTACTCGGTCAACCTTAATATTTGAAAACGGAGGGGAATTATTAACGTATGCAGCAGATGTAACATATGGCACCATGGGGGTTGCTTTGCTTGGTTGTATTGTAACGCTTGCTTGTTTAACGACGTGTATTGGACTAATTAGTGCATGTGGACAATACTTTAATTCGATTTTCCCAAAACATTCTTATCAGACAATTGTTATTTTAACGATAATTGTCTCATTCGCAATTTCGAATTTCGGCCTAACAACAATTATTAATATTTCACTTCCTGTTCTTTATGTAATCTACCCAATTACCTTTCTAGTAATTACCTTTTCCTACCTTCACAAGGTGGTTCGAATTCGAAGAGGTACTTATATCGGAACTTTCATTGGGGCCTTTATTGTTTGCGTTTATGATGGTTTAGTTGTGGCGGGGGTTGATTGGGTGTGGTTGACTAGACTTTTTAGTTATTTGCCACTGCTTGATATTCAGATGGCCTGGATATTACCTGCTTTAATTGGTGGAATAATTGGTTACTTTATTCCAGTTAAGGATTTACAATTGGATGAGGATGTACCTAGAATACCATCTGTTAAATCTTAAATTTAGATAAGTTAATTTCGTATGAGATGGAATATAATCAGGATGTTTATTTTTGTTCTTGATCAGTAATTAATTTCTTTGACATAAGTTCTGCTCTATCTAGTTGTTATATTCATTATAAAAAAATTACTCTATAAGAGAGAATTTTTTTAAGTGTCTATCTTATAGGGTACATTT of Lysinibacillus agricola contains these proteins:
- the brnQ gene encoding branched-chain amino acid transport system II carrier protein, producing MKTLNKKDIVYSGLMLFALFFGAGSLIFPPMIGQGAGASFLPAIIGFVLTCVGLPLLGIISVALNKGKIAEVTSRIHPMFTLGFMITLYLAIGPFFAIPRAMNVSYEMGLVPFLEKPSSLSLLLYSVVFFVLCYLFVIVPSKLVESVGQWITPFLILAIIMLIVGFVGMNFSSEPSIASKSYSTFPFFQGFVDGYLMMDAIASIAFGTFVIAMFKERGITDQKQLFKGTVYSASIAAIFLALVYFGIGYIGVITRSTLIFENGGELLTYAADVTYGTMGVALLGCIVTLACLTTCIGLISACGQYFNSIFPKHSYQTIVILTIIVSFAISNFGLTTIINISLPVLYVIYPITFLVITFSYLHKVVRIRRGTYIGTFIGAFIVCVYDGLVVAGVDWVWLTRLFSYLPLLDIQMAWILPALIGGIIGYFIPVKDLQLDEDVPRIPSVKS